The following are encoded in a window of Castanea sativa cultivar Marrone di Chiusa Pesio chromosome 9, ASM4071231v1 genomic DNA:
- the LOC142610265 gene encoding uncharacterized protein LOC142610265: MSILNACAALRMNFMSPPLLPPSPTFSKIHTETWATTRITRRSARTLVIGPSFAMKNETSKHIDKVEEDEEVEEEMEESRETLLHSFTPLPLFFMAALPGAGAVRYLFGPFVELVKSWNLPGWLVHWGHPGNMAVVLFAMGGYGTYLGFRIRFSDDVEEKAMAKDLHPKLLAGMFFFFALGATGGITALLTSDKPIFESPHAVTGLTGLALLTLQTTLPALFENNPGLRNVHGILGGGIMTLFFVHAALGLQLGLSF, from the exons ATGTCAATACTCAATGCCTGTGCTGCTCTTCGTATGAACTTTATGTCTCCTCCTCTGCTTCCTCCCTCACCAACTTTTTCCAAAATCCATACCGAAACATGGGCCACTACAAGAATAACAAGAAGATCAGCAAGAACACTAGTTATCGGTCCCTCTTTTGCAATGAAGAACGAGACTAGTAAACATATTGATAAGgttgaggaagatgaagaagtagaagaagaaatGGAGGAATCCCGTGAGACGCTCTTGCACTCCTTTACTCCTTTGCCTTTGTTCTTTATGGCCGCTCTTCCTGGAG CTGGTGCTGTGAGGTATCTGTTTGGGCCTTTTGTTGAGCTTGTTAAGTCATGGAATCTTCCTGGCTGGCTTGTGCATTGGGGTCACCCTGGAAACATG GCAGTTGTGCTCTTTGCCATGGGTGGCTATGGAACATATCTAGGTTTCCGTATACGTTTTTCTGATGATGTG GAGGAGAAGGCTATGGCCAAAGACTTGCACCCAAAGCTTCTAGCTGGGATGTTTTTCTTCTTCGCTCTTGGAGCAACTGGTGGGATAACAGCTCTACTCACTTCAGATAAACCCATCTTTGAGAG TCCTCATGCTGTTACAGGTTTAACTGGCCTTGCTCTCCTGACCTTACAAACCACATTGCCTGCATTATTTGAG AATAATCCAGGATTGCGAAATGTTCATGGTATCTTGGGTGGTGGGATTATGACACTGTTTTTTGTGCACGCTGCTCTTGGACTTCAACTTGGGCTCAGTTTCTAA
- the LOC142610578 gene encoding S-adenosylmethionine synthase 3 — MDTFLYTSESVNEGHPDKLCDQVSDAILDACLEQDPESKVACETCTKTNMVMVFGEITTKAKVDYEKIVRGTCRGIGFVSADVGLDADKCNVLVNIEQQSPDIAQGVHGHLTKKPEEIGAGDQGHMFGYATDETPELMPLTHVLATKLGAKLTEVRKNKTCPWLRPDGKTQVTVEYQNENGAMVPIRVHTVLISTQHDETVTNDEIAKDLKEHVIKPVIPSKYLDDKTIFHLNPSGRFVIGGPHGDAGLTGRKIIIDTYGGWGAHGGGAFSGKDPTKVDRSGAYIVRQAAKSVVASGLARRCIVQVSYAIGVPEPLSVFVDSYKTGKIPDRDILALIKENFDFRPGMMAINLDLKRGGNFRFQKTAAYGHFGREDPDFTWETVKLLKPKA, encoded by the coding sequence ATGGACACCTTCCTCTACACATCTGAATCTGTCAATGAGGGCCATCCTGACAAGCTCTGCGATCAAGTCTCAGATGCCATCCTTGATGCCTGCCTAGAACAAGACCCAGAGAGCAAAGTTGCCTGTGAAACATGCACAAAGACCAACATGGTGATGGTCTTTGGTGAGATCACGACCAAGGCTAAAGTAGACTATGAGAAAATAGTTAGAGGTACTTGCAGAGGCATTGGGTTTGTGTCAGCAGACGTAGGCCTTGATGCTGACAAGTGCAATGTCCTTGTCAATATTGAGCAACAGAGCCCTGACATTGCTCAAGGAGTTCATGGCCATCTCACAAAGAAACCTGAGGAAATTGGAGCTGGCGATCAAGGCCACATGTTTGGCTATGCCACAGATGAAACACCTGAGTTAATGCCTCTAACTCATGTCCTTGCTACCAAACTTGGTGCCAAGCTCACTGAGgtcagaaaaaataaaacatgccCATGGCTAAGGCCTGATGGTAAGACTCAAGTGACTGTTGAGTATCAGAATGAGAATGGAGCCATGGTCCCTATCCGGGTGCACACAGTTCTTATCTCAACTCAACATGACGAGACTGTGACAAATGATGAAATTGCCAAAGATTTGAAGGAGCATGTGATTAAACCTGTCATCCCATCCAAGTATCTTGATGATAAGACCATTTTCCACCTTAACCCTTCAGGTAGGTTTGTCATTGGTGGACCTCATGGAGATGCAGGACTAACTGGCAGGAAGATTATCATTGATACCTATGGTGGATGGGGTGCTCATGGTGGAGGTGCTTTCTCAGGGAAGGACCCAACCAAGGTGGACCGCAGTGGTGCATATATTGTTAGGCAGGCAGCAAAGAGTGTGGTGGCTTCGGGTCTTGCTAGACGCTGTATTGTGCAGGTTTCTTATGCAATTGGTGTGCCAGAACCACTGTCAGTGTTTGTGGACTCCTACAAAACAGGGAAGATTCCAGACAGGGATATTTTGGCTCTGATTAAGGAGAATTTTGACTTCAGGCCAGGAATGATGgccatcaatctagatcttaaGAGAGGAGGAAACTTCAGGTTTCAGAAGACTGCTGCTTATGGTCATTTCGGCCGTGAAGACCCAGATTTCACATGGGAGACTGTGAAGCTTCTCAAGCCCAAAGCTTGA